One window from the genome of Paramisgurnus dabryanus chromosome 20, PD_genome_1.1, whole genome shotgun sequence encodes:
- the etaa1b gene encoding uncharacterized protein etaa1b isoform X2 has translation MRKQKLSSLIKGNSQDDTGKQKRGKEVNGKVIEISEIVNRIAPKVERPNERDCVLQWIGDNAIPCTPEIRQPRIRRISSRQSNVEDLMKLAKQFDINMTRMTTEVYKPQHDETRRVKPASVPVTSEGIAGCFSQARQEEEELQALFDGPTQHLSGRLSPPSAHCTPESITAPVAPAGPGPTIKKEPKATNVDFDDDWENDDLLNDSFVLEMTQNQMPLNVAQNKSIAQPVAKTHFSVSHVRDVCLQNQKSTVKSCTFTKGQTSGQGTSRVKSHAQTTEKLPKTLVQKQPVLSSQQTELYRATKGDEGSGQSSTSNFDGVSKEDLKSLFDSDALWNDEDDDDLLWQACDDVEKTSASQEQHKHSMDFTALAHNTSKATSSAGFTHTQAVNITNKSLSGETTKSTRAFTRSNSVPISRTVFKQDYNAINAETSKDPTGSRTYQCRPAQNKLSEVKSALQPRPGSVRTNDTSLTTIPQNTIKPNASNAIRGTFKRHLSDSVTLTNKVFVSSNTTVKCSAAEIERKKQEAIARRKLRMQAGQQQEAPK, from the exons ATGAGAAAGCAGAAACTGTCGTCATTAATCAAGGGGAATTCGCAGGATGACACAGGAAAGCAAAAAAGAG GAAAGGAAGTCAATGGGAAAGTCATTGAGATTTCAGAGATTGTCAATAGGATTGCACCAAAG GTTGAGAGGCCTAATGAAAGAGACTGTGTGCTTCAATGGATTGGAGACAATGCCATACCCTGTACTCCAGAGATTAGACAACCCAGAATCAGGAGGATCTCATCACG GCAAAGCAATGTTGAGGACCTCATGAAACTTGCCAAGCAGTTTGACATCAACATGACTCGCATGACTACAGAAGTATACAAGCCGCAACATGATGAAACACGAAGGGTTAAACCGGCATCCGTGCCTGTCACATCAGAAGGAATAGCCGGTTGCTTTTCCCAAGCCCGACAGGAAGAGGAAGAGCTTCAGGCTCTGTTTGATGGTCCCACTCAGCACTTAAGTGGTAGACTAAGCCCACCATCAGCACACTGCACACCAGAAAGCATCACCGCTCCGGTGGCTCCTGCTGGACCAGGGCCAACCATCAAGAAGGAACCTAAAGCAACTAATGTGGACTTTGATGATGACTGGGAAAATGATGACCTTCTCAATGACTCTTTTGTGTTGGAGATGACACAGAATCAAATGCCTTTGAACGTAGCCCAGAATAAGAGTATCGCTCAGCCTGTGGCCAAGACTCATTTCTCTGTATCTCACGTCAGAGACGTCTGTCTACAGAATCAAAAGAGCACAGTGAAAAGTTGCACCTTTACTAAAGGCCAAACGTCTGGCCAAGGCACTTCTAGGGTTAAGTCACATGCTCAAACTACTGAAAAGCTGCCAAAGACATTGGTACAAAAACAACCAGTGCTGTCATCTCAGCAAACAGAGCTTTACAGAGCTACCAAAGGCGATGAAGGCTCCGGCCAATCCTCTACTTCTAATTTTGACGGGGTTTCGAAGGAGGACCTGAAATCTCTGTTTGATTCTGACGCTCTGTGGAACGACGAGGATGATGATGATCTTCTGTGGCAGGCTTGCGATGACGTAGAGAAAACCTCTGCAAGTCAGGAACAGCATAAACACAGCATGGACTTCACAGCGCTAGCGCACAATACGTCTAAAGCAACTTCCTCTGCTGGCTTCACTCATACTCAAGCTGTGAATATTACTAATAAGAGCCTTTCAGGAGAAACCACAAAGTCCACACGAGCTTTCACCCGTTCCAATTCAGTACCGATTTCCAGAACTGTGTTTAAACAGGACTACAATGCGATAAACGCAGAGACATCTAAAGATCCCACTGGATCGAGAACTTACCAGTGCAGGCCAGCACAAAACAAACTGAGTGAAGTGAAAAGTGCCTTACAACCCAGACCTGGTTCTGTCAGAACCAATGACACCTCGCTGACGACCATCCcacaaaacacaataaagccAAATGCCTCTAACGCCATCCGtggtacatttaaaagacatctgTCTGACTCTGTGACACTAACTAACAAAG TCTTTGTTTCATCCAATACGACAGTGAAATGTTCAGCTGCTGAGATTGAGAGGAAGAAGCAAGAAGCAATAGCGAGGAGGAAATTACGCATGCAGGCTGGCCAACAACAAGAAGCTCCTAAATAG
- the etaa1b gene encoding uncharacterized protein etaa1b isoform X1 produces MTDRRNIGLHRIADGDSRRNSKVSKMKTKRRVIGLKDSQSPSCNNSYNCPKDYTTPKRRPRIRFNGCYSGDSPNESESLQDIIWDPNSPTQNFNGKEVNGKVIEISEIVNRIAPKVERPNERDCVLQWIGDNAIPCTPEIRQPRIRRISSRQSNVEDLMKLAKQFDINMTRMTTEVYKPQHDETRRVKPASVPVTSEGIAGCFSQARQEEEELQALFDGPTQHLSGRLSPPSAHCTPESITAPVAPAGPGPTIKKEPKATNVDFDDDWENDDLLNDSFVLEMTQNQMPLNVAQNKSIAQPVAKTHFSVSHVRDVCLQNQKSTVKSCTFTKGQTSGQGTSRVKSHAQTTEKLPKTLVQKQPVLSSQQTELYRATKGDEGSGQSSTSNFDGVSKEDLKSLFDSDALWNDEDDDDLLWQACDDVEKTSASQEQHKHSMDFTALAHNTSKATSSAGFTHTQAVNITNKSLSGETTKSTRAFTRSNSVPISRTVFKQDYNAINAETSKDPTGSRTYQCRPAQNKLSEVKSALQPRPGSVRTNDTSLTTIPQNTIKPNASNAIRGTFKRHLSDSVTLTNKVFVSSNTTVKCSAAEIERKKQEAIARRKLRMQAGQQQEAPK; encoded by the exons ATGACCGACCGGAGAAACATCGGTTTGCATCGCATAGCAGATGGAGATAGTCGAAGAAACTCCAAAGTTTCGAAAATGAAAACAAAGAGACGAGTAATCGGACTTAAAGATTCACAGTCTCCGTCCTGCAACAATTCCTACAACTGTCCTAAAG ATTATACCACCCCAAAACGTCGACCAAgaatcagatttaatggttgTTATAGTGGAGATTCACCGAATGAGAGTGAATCTCTGCAAGACATCATCTGGGATCCAAATTCACCCACGCAAAACTTTAATG GAAAGGAAGTCAATGGGAAAGTCATTGAGATTTCAGAGATTGTCAATAGGATTGCACCAAAG GTTGAGAGGCCTAATGAAAGAGACTGTGTGCTTCAATGGATTGGAGACAATGCCATACCCTGTACTCCAGAGATTAGACAACCCAGAATCAGGAGGATCTCATCACG GCAAAGCAATGTTGAGGACCTCATGAAACTTGCCAAGCAGTTTGACATCAACATGACTCGCATGACTACAGAAGTATACAAGCCGCAACATGATGAAACACGAAGGGTTAAACCGGCATCCGTGCCTGTCACATCAGAAGGAATAGCCGGTTGCTTTTCCCAAGCCCGACAGGAAGAGGAAGAGCTTCAGGCTCTGTTTGATGGTCCCACTCAGCACTTAAGTGGTAGACTAAGCCCACCATCAGCACACTGCACACCAGAAAGCATCACCGCTCCGGTGGCTCCTGCTGGACCAGGGCCAACCATCAAGAAGGAACCTAAAGCAACTAATGTGGACTTTGATGATGACTGGGAAAATGATGACCTTCTCAATGACTCTTTTGTGTTGGAGATGACACAGAATCAAATGCCTTTGAACGTAGCCCAGAATAAGAGTATCGCTCAGCCTGTGGCCAAGACTCATTTCTCTGTATCTCACGTCAGAGACGTCTGTCTACAGAATCAAAAGAGCACAGTGAAAAGTTGCACCTTTACTAAAGGCCAAACGTCTGGCCAAGGCACTTCTAGGGTTAAGTCACATGCTCAAACTACTGAAAAGCTGCCAAAGACATTGGTACAAAAACAACCAGTGCTGTCATCTCAGCAAACAGAGCTTTACAGAGCTACCAAAGGCGATGAAGGCTCCGGCCAATCCTCTACTTCTAATTTTGACGGGGTTTCGAAGGAGGACCTGAAATCTCTGTTTGATTCTGACGCTCTGTGGAACGACGAGGATGATGATGATCTTCTGTGGCAGGCTTGCGATGACGTAGAGAAAACCTCTGCAAGTCAGGAACAGCATAAACACAGCATGGACTTCACAGCGCTAGCGCACAATACGTCTAAAGCAACTTCCTCTGCTGGCTTCACTCATACTCAAGCTGTGAATATTACTAATAAGAGCCTTTCAGGAGAAACCACAAAGTCCACACGAGCTTTCACCCGTTCCAATTCAGTACCGATTTCCAGAACTGTGTTTAAACAGGACTACAATGCGATAAACGCAGAGACATCTAAAGATCCCACTGGATCGAGAACTTACCAGTGCAGGCCAGCACAAAACAAACTGAGTGAAGTGAAAAGTGCCTTACAACCCAGACCTGGTTCTGTCAGAACCAATGACACCTCGCTGACGACCATCCcacaaaacacaataaagccAAATGCCTCTAACGCCATCCGtggtacatttaaaagacatctgTCTGACTCTGTGACACTAACTAACAAAG TCTTTGTTTCATCCAATACGACAGTGAAATGTTCAGCTGCTGAGATTGAGAGGAAGAAGCAAGAAGCAATAGCGAGGAGGAAATTACGCATGCAGGCTGGCCAACAACAAGAAGCTCCTAAATAG